ACGCCTCAATGTCCTTAATGATTTTGAATGATAACCCGTCCTTTATGGATTTGTTGTCAGACACACTACCGCACAGTTTCATTCCTCTGGTATTTAACATAAACAAAGGCCAGTGAGAATCTGGGCGTCATGACATGCGGCACCTCGTgaaagtgcaaaatgtttttcAAGTGTAAAAATCTGTAATCTTTTGCGAAAGCGGAGACATTAGCCTGACCATGAACTGGAAAGTGTTGCTCCGATTTTGGACAGAAATTGCACATTATTAGGCAAAAAGAAAGCAATAGAATGCGTGCGGTTCAGCAGAGCCTCCACAAATTGTTCTTTGGACAGTTGTGATAATGCATAGACGGCAAGatagaaaggcaaaaaacatcaatAGTAGCAGAGAAAATTACTacaaaagtgaaagttactgaaATACTGTGAATAATCTCCAGgtcatattaaatatatacactCTTTCATCTTTAAATATATTCCATCCTGATTCCTCTCAGTGCTTCAGTCTCAATTTCCATTTCATAAAAGCGGTATTGTTTTCCCTTCAAGCCTCAAGTGCTCTTtgctttttttacatgtttttgaaAAGGCAAAGGGGGTAATAATTCAGACCTTGCTAGTTTGCATGTGGCCATTAAACTCTGAATTCCGTGACGGCAGCATGGTCTCTTGCAGGCGACTGCTTTTCTCTTGCCTGTTCTCTGTCAGGTCAGCGTCTTTGATGCCGTTGCTTTTGCGTAGGCACAAAACTTTCTGAAAACTCTGCTTAAAATTGTCTGAGAGGAAGCCGTAAAGGATAGGGTTGGCACAGCTGTTGGCATAAGAAAGGACCACCACAAAGAAATAGACTCCTGCAAAGGCAGGTTCCTCTGGCACAAAGAAAGACAGGTTCACTATATTAAGAAGGTAGAATGGGAGCCAGCAGAAGACAAACACGGCCACGATGATGACCACCATTCTAGTCACCTTGCGTTCTGACCTTCTACGTCGGGTGGAACCAACACGAAGACCTGAGGACTTTACTTTAATGACAATGAGAAGGTAGCAGAGGCAAATCACTGATAAAGGTCCGAAGAAGCCCAATACTGAAGTATAGATGATGAAGGCTGCAGACCAGATACTTACTGGATCTGGCCAGCTGATGTTGCAAGTGTGGTAATCTGGTTGGACCTCAGAGAAGATGATAACCGGCAAAGTCACTAGGAAGGAGAAAGTCCACACTGTGGCGCTAATAAGTTTCGCTACTCTAGGTCTTCTCCACTTGGTGGACTTGATAGGGTGAACCACAGCCAGATACCGGTCAATGCTCATCACGGTGAGGCAGAAGATACTTGTAAACTGGTTAACGCCATCCACTGTCATCACTAGTCTGCACAGAAAAGTCCCAAATGGCCAATAAGAAATGGCATTTTGGGTGGCGAGAAATGGCAAACCCAACATGAACAAGACATCGGCCACAGCCAGGTTCAAGATATAAATGTTAGTGACTGTCTTCATCTTGGCGTAACGCAGGACAACGTAAATGACCAACGTGTTACCACTAAGTCCAATGACGCACACCAAAAGGTAGATTAAAGGGATGATAAAGGTGCTCATTCCAGAGATCGAAGGATCAATTTCTGTCTTGTTGTCAAAAGCATTTTTGAAAGAGCTGAAATTAATGTCCTTCAATTCAGGCTCTAGATAAGAAGCCATTAGCAGAGGAACTGGATCCATTCTCTCGGCCCAATGAATCAGATCTTTAGAACCAAAAAAGGAGCTGTGGGCTGTGACATGCCACCATCTGAAACACATTGAAGGTACACAATTGGTTAACTGCTGCATTTGTTAAACAGAAAACATTTCTATGAAAAAACCTCCAAAAACACAAATCCggttacttaaatattgatttatacctTTGACATAAACGATTTTTGCAAACATGAATATTTaacaaactatttcttatgtaacctgaacataataaaaatctgaatgaaaaacatgaaataagagggtgatttagacaagccgtttgttgacagtgtcttgagatctactgatcaccagctaaaggtctactggtagatcccgttctaccttttgggcacccctgtagcTGATCCCCAGTCACATCAAACCACTCTGATAGGCTAAACCTCATCTACATTCTTGGTCGGAGATAATAATTCAATGagcaggcttttatatttgataaGGAAGCTTGTGTCAAGGTGGGAGACAATGGCTTCTAagaacacctttaaaaaaaacttttggaaatAAAGCCATGTCATATTTCCCTTGgacaaatagaaaagaaaatatataaaatttaaagtgTAGTGGCCCTTTAAAATACATGCACAGCTGTCTCTAACGCTTACAAAGCTTCTTCCTTATCTGAAGGTCAATACATGTGAACACTTGGGTACTACAATGCTGATATCTCTGTAGGCCAGTGAAAAGGATTTTGATCCAATGAGTTCTGATGCCTGGAGAGCTCCCATATCTTCTCTTGCAGTCTTACAAGGAACAAGCTAATGCTAAATGTATATGTTGTTTCAGCTCAGTGCCACAATTCAGCACCGGCTCCAACTGCTGCGCTTAGTACTGGAGGCAAGATAGAAAAAAAGTGGAAGATTCTTCTGATTTTGGATTTCATACTTGGCTTTAATGGTCATCAAATGATTAGAGCAATGGTGTTCAGAAATCTTTTGGGTCATGCCATCTTTAGGGCTCaacacttagctcataacaacaTTACAGTCATATAGAAACATCACTATATCATACATTCAGCCACTGTTCCAAGCATATCTAGGACACCAAATAAGTGTCCAACCTTCCCCGCACCCCAACTCTACCTAGTTTACTTTCAAGCTGGACTTCCAGGAATATCTAAAGTAAAATTTAGAACCAGAGTTAGGGACAGCCCATGAAGTCACGTGTCTTGGGTGCAACTATGTAGGGTGGTGGGTTCATTTGGATGGAGATTGAGCAGTGAGAATAGGAGTGAGACACAGGAGGGTGTGTGGTCTGATTGCTGGGGAGGGAGGTTGGAGactgagggcagagacacgctcagatttggggagattagtcgcccagtgacaaatctcttcttcagggtgactaatctccccaaactgcctcccggcggctagaatgtaaatcaccggtggggtggcaatcggtgcgcttagttttccaatgacgcccaaagttgcctcacaaggcaacttcagaaaattaagcactccaattagtcgcccgaagaagaggcgattaatcaccggcgactaaatatccctgaatctgagtgtgtgtctctacccttagtCTGCTCATCCCCTCCCCAGAAATGGCTCTAGGCCCGTCtataggcttgggcgaatttgatccgtttcgttttgccaaaaatttgccatcaGCGGAATgttgctgacgcccattaaagtctacgagcgtcatttttttttacgcacaacgcaatacaagtctatggcgaaacaaggcaaaaaagttTGCCCATCCCTACCGCCTACGAGTTAGACCAACAGTTTAGGAATCACTGGATTAAAAGGCTCCATTGCTTAGGTTTGCtcacatagacttcaatggaaaaTACATGGAAGTTGATATGTAAACTGTTTTATGTTCCCATTGGTGGAACAGGACTCCCCCAGCAGAGGATCCAATAcgtgtagggttgctaccttttctggaaaaaaatactggccttcctatatatttatctttttttcctattgggatcaaccatccttTTTAACGGCCAGgctagtaaaatactggccaggtggcaaccataaatcCGTGTGATTTGTAGCTGTACTTTCGTTCCCATAGGATACCAAGACAAGGCCACATCTGATGAGCTGGGAGACATGGGTTCTGCCTGGAGGCTTTATACAAGGGGTACAGCAGCCTATCCGCACAATAAACATCACCAACTTCATAATTCAGCCATAATGCTCTTCATCCTTTTTATTCTCAAGAGTTTCTCTTGCAATTTATTCAGCGGCTGTCGCCTAGCAACTgagttaaaaaaacataacaaaacaaGAAGAAAACAGCAAAACAAATAGGAAACAAAAAAGGAAGACGGAGACAGGCAAATTTCACCCCATGTgggactataaaaaaaatcctctctAATTGCAGTTACCAGTCTGTGCAGATAAATACCATGAATATTTTCTTTCTGGCTCTTTGTGCGCTCCTTTCCATTTATTCCACGAATCTAATCAAGACAATAGCGAGGATGGTACCAGATACCTTTCAGCATTGTTTTCATTCCAGAAATTCTATTTAAAG
The Xenopus laevis strain J_2021 chromosome 9_10S, Xenopus_laevis_v10.1, whole genome shotgun sequence DNA segment above includes these coding regions:
- the sstr5.S gene encoding somatostatin receptor type 5, translating into MDPVPLLMASYLEPELKDINFSSFKNAFDNKTEIDPSISGMSTFIIPLIYLLVCVIGLSGNTLVIYVVLRYAKMKTVTNIYILNLAVADVLFMLGLPFLATQNAISYWPFGTFLCRLVMTVDGVNQFTSIFCLTVMSIDRYLAVVHPIKSTKWRRPRVAKLISATVWTFSFLVTLPVIIFSEVQPDYHTCNISWPDPVSIWSAAFIIYTSVLGFFGPLSVICLCYLLIVIKVKSSGLRVGSTRRRRSERKVTRMVVIIVAVFVFCWLPFYLLNIVNLSFFVPEEPAFAGVYFFVVVLSYANSCANPILYGFLSDNFKQSFQKVLCLRKSNGIKDADLTENRQEKSSRLQETMLPSRNSEFNGHMQTSKV